TCTGTTGGTGAGGAATCGGGATTCATGCGgacttttcttgtctttttttgtcctttctCAGACATCCTGGCCACATGAGCAGCGACATATAGCCGGGACGTGTAGCCAGGAATCAGGTCGGACCGTTTAAGGAAAACCTGCGGAGGCTGCCCTGTGGAGATAGTGGTCATACTTCCAATTTCCCCGAGTGAAGTCGGAGGTGTCTCTCTTCTCCATCCCCTGCTATAGGCTACCTGCTGCTGCTACAGAGGGGGGACTACGTCTAGACACCCCTGGATCACTTGAGAGCACCCTTTATGGTTTAGGGATTTTAGGATCTCtcaaatattaacatttttttgcacACCAAGTGTGTTATTTCCTCTCTTGTCCTTTTTGGGATATATACAGTGGTCGTTTTTCTGTTTAAGTACTTTAAAGTGCCTTAATAACTGGTTATAATCCAGTGTAACTGTGGCATTGTCACCAGACCAGAGACGCTCAACAGGGAGAAGACGATTATTATCAGCTTTAGAGCCCAGGCAGGATTACTGGTTCCCCCACCCTCCAGCGAGCTGCAACCATGAGCCAGGCGGATGTGTCGACTTGCTCCGCGCCGCAGAGGGTTTTCCAGGAGGCGGTGAAGAAGGGCAACACCAAGGAGCTGCACTCTTTGCTGCAGAACATGACAAACTGCGAGTTCAACGTCAACTCCTTCGGGCCAGAAGGACAGACGGCCCTGCACCAGTCTGTCATAGACGGCA
The sequence above is drawn from the Epinephelus fuscoguttatus linkage group LG18, E.fuscoguttatus.final_Chr_v1 genome and encodes:
- the nrarpa gene encoding notch-regulated ankyrin repeat-containing protein A; protein product: MSQADVSTCSAPQRVFQEAVKKGNTKELHSLLQNMTNCEFNVNSFGPEGQTALHQSVIDGNLELVKLLVKFGADIRLANREGWSALHIAAFGGHQDIVLYLITKAKYSSGAR